The following are encoded in a window of Bacillus xiapuensis genomic DNA:
- a CDS encoding alpha/beta fold hydrolase, producing the protein MWKWETEQQPKGVIVIIHGAMEHHGRYGWLIEMWREAGFHVVMGDLPGQGMTSRAKRGHISSFNEYLTEVRDWVEAAFQFDLPVFLLGHSMGGLIAIRLLQEQSFELAGVILSSPCLGLLQTPPKLMDMVSHGLNSLAPSFKFSSGITVEMATRNQEVIEADKEDVLYINKVSVRWYRELNQAIKLAALKAASFPDVPLLVMQAGEDLIVDKKTVRKWFHQLDLSEMLYKEWAGLYHEVFNEPEREDVFEYAKTFVENRLRLLGYVIDK; encoded by the coding sequence ATGTGGAAGTGGGAAACGGAACAGCAGCCTAAAGGTGTGATCGTGATCATTCATGGGGCGATGGAGCACCATGGACGTTATGGCTGGCTGATTGAAATGTGGCGGGAAGCGGGGTTTCATGTCGTCATGGGAGACCTGCCGGGGCAAGGCATGACATCGCGCGCTAAGAGGGGGCATATCTCTTCGTTTAATGAGTACCTGACAGAGGTGCGGGACTGGGTGGAAGCCGCTTTTCAATTTGATTTGCCGGTCTTTTTGCTCGGTCATAGCATGGGAGGACTCATCGCCATTCGCCTGCTTCAAGAGCAAAGCTTTGAATTAGCCGGGGTCATCTTGTCTTCTCCATGTCTCGGCTTGTTGCAGACGCCGCCTAAGTTGATGGATATGGTCTCGCACGGGCTCAATTCATTAGCACCTTCCTTCAAGTTTTCTTCGGGGATCACGGTTGAAATGGCGACGAGAAATCAGGAGGTTATAGAGGCCGACAAGGAAGATGTGCTGTATATCAACAAAGTGTCCGTCCGCTGGTACCGTGAATTGAATCAAGCCATCAAGCTGGCCGCGCTAAAAGCAGCAAGCTTTCCGGATGTGCCGCTGCTTGTTATGCAAGCGGGGGAGGATTTGATTGTCGATAAAAAAACAGTAAGAAAATGGTTTCACCAACTGGATCTTTCGGAAATGTTGTATAAAGAATGGGCAGGCCTCTATCATGAGGTATTTAATGAACCGGAACGGGAGGATGTGTTCGAGTATGCCAAAACATTTGTCGAAAACCGGTTGCGACTGCTAGGGTATGTCATAGATAAATGA
- a CDS encoding tRNA (mnm(5)s(2)U34)-methyltransferase — protein sequence MNLDGILPFARKLLEKTVKEGSLAIDATIGNGHDTVFLARLVGESGHVFGFDVQQQALERTAALVEEHSLTGRTTLFHRGHEQASASIPEKWHGRISGAIFNLGYLPKGDKSIVTKPETTIQAVEQIFSLLQPGGLIVLVIYHGHAEGAVEKDKLLAYVKEIDQKTAHVLQYQFINQVNHPPFIIAIERR from the coding sequence ATGAATTTGGATGGAATTTTACCATTTGCAAGAAAGCTGCTGGAAAAGACGGTGAAAGAAGGGAGCCTAGCGATTGATGCGACTATCGGCAACGGCCATGATACAGTGTTTCTTGCCCGTCTCGTTGGCGAGAGCGGACACGTTTTTGGCTTTGACGTACAGCAGCAAGCGCTGGAAAGAACAGCTGCTCTCGTAGAAGAACACTCCTTAACCGGCCGAACGACACTTTTTCACCGCGGCCATGAACAAGCCTCCGCTTCCATTCCAGAAAAATGGCACGGCCGAATTTCCGGCGCCATCTTCAATCTCGGTTATTTGCCTAAAGGGGATAAATCAATCGTCACCAAGCCTGAAACGACGATTCAAGCGGTAGAGCAAATCTTCTCTCTCCTGCAGCCGGGCGGTCTGATCGTGCTCGTCATTTATCACGGCCACGCGGAAGGTGCGGTAGAAAAGGACAAGCTGTTAGCCTATGTGAAAGAGATAGATCAAAAAACCGCCCACGTGCTGCAGTATCAGTTTATTAATCAAGTCAATCATCCGCCGTTCATTATTGCCATCGAAAGAAGATAG
- a CDS encoding gamma carbonic anhydrase translates to MIYPYKDKVPAIAKTAYIADYATVTGDVTIGEESSVWFHTVIRGDVAPTIIGRKVNIQDNSVLHQSPHNPLIIEDEVTVGHQVILHSCKIRKKALIGMGSIVLDNAEIGEGAFIGAGSLIPPGKVIPPHSLAFGRPAKVIRDLNDRDRKDMERIVKEYAEKAQYYKSLQKS, encoded by the coding sequence ATGATCTATCCTTACAAAGATAAAGTGCCTGCTATTGCCAAAACGGCCTATATCGCTGATTATGCAACTGTCACAGGCGATGTGACCATCGGCGAAGAGTCAAGTGTATGGTTTCACACCGTGATCCGCGGAGACGTCGCTCCGACAATCATCGGCAGGAAGGTGAATATTCAAGACAATTCCGTCCTGCATCAAAGTCCCCATAATCCTCTCATCATTGAAGATGAGGTAACCGTCGGCCACCAAGTCATTCTGCACAGCTGCAAAATCAGAAAAAAAGCATTGATCGGCATGGGCTCCATCGTTCTTGATAACGCCGAAATAGGAGAAGGAGCTTTCATTGGCGCAGGCAGCTTGATCCCGCCGGGAAAAGTCATCCCTCCTCACTCACTGGCTTTCGGGCGCCCGGCTAAAGTCATCCGCGATCTCAATGACCGCGACCGCAAAGATATGGAACGGATCGTGAAGGAATACGCCGAAAAAGCGCAGTACTATAAAAGTCTGCAAAAATCTTAA
- a CDS encoding TIGR01212 family radical SAM protein (This family includes YhcC from E. coli K-12, an uncharacterized radical SAM protein.) has translation MKVNPFPYASDHKRYHTWNYHLRNKFGHKVFKVALDGGFDCPNRDGTVAYGGCTFCSAAGSGDFAGKRTDPLEKQFEDIRQSMHKKWRDGKYLAYFQAYTNTHAPVDVLREKFETALKLDGVVGLSIATRPDCLPDEVVDYLAELHERTYLWVELGLQTVHEKTAALINRAHDYQTYLEGVNKLRKHGIRVCSHIINGLPLETPDMMMETARAVSALDVQGIKIHLLHLLKGTPMVKQFEKGLLEFLSFEEYVQLVCDQLEVLPPDMIIHRITGDGPIDLLVGPMWSVNKWSVLNSIDAELERRDSWQGKWYYKEEVKR, from the coding sequence ATGAAAGTAAATCCGTTTCCTTACGCAAGTGATCATAAACGGTATCATACGTGGAATTATCACTTACGGAATAAATTTGGACATAAAGTATTTAAAGTAGCCTTAGATGGCGGGTTTGATTGCCCTAACCGCGACGGCACCGTGGCCTATGGCGGCTGCACCTTCTGCAGCGCAGCCGGATCTGGAGATTTTGCTGGAAAACGCACAGATCCGTTAGAGAAACAATTTGAAGACATCCGTCAAAGCATGCACAAAAAATGGAGAGACGGAAAATATTTGGCCTATTTTCAAGCGTATACGAATACACACGCACCAGTTGATGTACTCCGGGAGAAGTTTGAAACCGCGCTGAAATTAGATGGCGTCGTAGGATTATCGATCGCCACGCGGCCCGATTGCTTGCCCGATGAGGTCGTTGACTATTTAGCCGAACTTCATGAGCGTACCTATCTTTGGGTAGAGCTTGGCTTGCAGACGGTTCACGAAAAGACGGCCGCTCTTATCAATCGCGCCCATGATTATCAGACTTATCTGGAGGGTGTAAACAAGCTCCGCAAGCACGGCATCCGTGTGTGTTCCCATATTATTAACGGCTTGCCGCTTGAAACGCCGGACATGATGATGGAAACAGCCCGCGCAGTCAGCGCTCTTGATGTGCAGGGGATTAAAATCCATCTGCTGCATTTATTGAAAGGAACACCGATGGTCAAGCAGTTTGAAAAAGGGCTGCTGGAGTTTTTGTCTTTTGAAGAATATGTCCAGCTCGTTTGCGATCAGCTCGAAGTTTTGCCGCCGGACATGATCATTCATCGCATCACCGGCGATGGGCCAATCGATTTATTAGTTGGACCGATGTGGAGCGTCAATAAATGGTCCGTATTAAATTCGATCGATGCCGAGCTTGAACGCCGCGACAGCTGGCAAGGAAAGTGGTATTACAAGGAGGAAGTTAAGCGATGA
- a CDS encoding tetraprenyl-beta-curcumene synthase family protein — protein MSVPVTPLGLMHSIYKEVFPIVHEQLDYWRAQAGKIPNDELRQQALASIQYKTFHCEGGAVLALLSGEKLREAVRFIVAYQTISDYLDNLCDRSTSLDPKDFAALHEAMEDCLTADAPLRSYYRCREDQEDGGYLAALVKECQSVIASIREYHITYPYLQELCRYYCDLQIHKHVQIEEREERLKNWFSQHQSALPDMEWYEFSACAGSTLGIFCLISYSLADEMDRQQAKVVHDGYFPYIQGLHILLDYLIDQAEDRVGGDLNFCFYYQNEEMLLERMIYFIEEADKHTKGLPHARFHQLINRGLLGVYLSDDKVFQQKEIRAISKKMIRKSGTASWFFYLNGRTYRRVQRAFPKWFKKQG, from the coding sequence ATGTCGGTACCTGTTACACCGCTTGGCTTGATGCACAGCATTTATAAAGAAGTGTTTCCGATTGTTCATGAGCAGCTGGATTATTGGAGAGCGCAAGCGGGGAAAATCCCAAACGATGAACTGCGGCAGCAAGCGCTTGCAAGCATCCAATATAAAACGTTTCATTGCGAAGGAGGCGCTGTATTGGCGCTGCTGTCCGGAGAAAAACTAAGGGAAGCTGTTCGCTTTATTGTTGCTTATCAAACGATCAGTGATTATTTGGATAATCTTTGCGACCGCAGCACGTCGCTTGACCCAAAAGATTTTGCCGCTCTTCATGAAGCGATGGAGGATTGCTTGACGGCGGATGCGCCGCTTCGCTCCTACTACCGTTGTCGAGAAGATCAAGAGGACGGCGGCTACTTGGCGGCATTGGTTAAAGAATGTCAGTCGGTGATTGCTTCCATTCGCGAGTATCACATCACCTATCCTTATCTTCAGGAACTGTGCCGCTACTACTGCGATTTGCAAATACATAAGCATGTTCAAATAGAAGAAAGAGAAGAGCGTTTGAAAAATTGGTTTTCTCAGCATCAATCTGCGCTTCCGGATATGGAGTGGTATGAATTCTCAGCATGTGCAGGCTCGACACTAGGCATTTTTTGTTTGATTTCATACAGTCTCGCTGATGAAATGGACCGGCAGCAAGCCAAAGTCGTTCACGACGGCTACTTTCCTTATATTCAAGGGCTGCATATTTTGCTGGACTATTTGATCGACCAGGCAGAAGACCGGGTCGGCGGGGATTTGAACTTTTGTTTCTATTATCAGAACGAGGAAATGTTGCTGGAAAGAATGATTTACTTTATTGAAGAAGCGGACAAGCATACGAAGGGTCTGCCGCATGCCCGTTTTCATCAGCTGATCAACCGGGGGCTGCTCGGTGTCTATCTTTCGGATGACAAAGTCTTTCAGCAGAAAGAAATACGTGCCATCTCTAAAAAAATGATCCGCAAAAGCGGCACCGCCAGCTGGTTTTTTTACTTAAACGGCCGGACCTACCGGCGGGTGCAGCGGGCCTTTCCTAAGTGGTTTAAAAAACAAGGGTAG
- a CDS encoding LLM class flavin-dependent oxidoreductase, whose translation MALQLSVLDQSPISEGMTAEAALKQTVELARHAEQLGYERFWVSEHHDSPSLAGSSPEVLISFLAAKTTTIRVGSGGVMLPHYSPYKVAENFRVLEGLAPGRIDIGLGRAPGGMPAATMALQGGSRYRPVDRYPEQIDELLGYLTDDIARNPYGGLKATPLVQQVPEMWLLGSSPSSAMLAASKGLPYTFAQFINGEGGPQYMEEYRRNFRPSAYLKQPKSMVAVFVVCAENDEEAERMASSLDLSLVMLEQGMPSSGTPSPEKAAAYPYSPFEQQRVWENRKRMIVGTPEKVRDELHRLSELYQTEQIMAISIIYDFKQKLRSFELLADAAKA comes from the coding sequence TTGGCTTTGCAATTAAGTGTGTTGGATCAATCGCCGATTTCTGAAGGAATGACCGCGGAAGCTGCATTAAAACAAACAGTAGAGCTTGCCAGGCATGCGGAGCAGTTAGGATATGAGCGCTTTTGGGTGTCGGAGCATCACGATTCCCCAAGCCTTGCCGGTTCTTCGCCGGAGGTGCTGATTTCCTTCCTTGCCGCGAAGACGACAACCATTCGTGTCGGCTCTGGGGGTGTGATGCTTCCTCACTACAGCCCATACAAAGTGGCAGAAAACTTCCGCGTACTGGAAGGGCTGGCGCCAGGAAGAATAGATATAGGCTTAGGACGCGCTCCAGGGGGCATGCCGGCCGCTACGATGGCTCTTCAAGGGGGGAGCCGCTATCGTCCCGTTGATCGTTACCCGGAGCAGATTGATGAACTGCTCGGTTACTTAACGGACGACATCGCGAGAAATCCTTATGGAGGACTGAAAGCTACGCCTCTTGTTCAGCAAGTGCCCGAAATGTGGCTGCTCGGATCTAGTCCGTCGAGCGCTATGCTGGCTGCTTCTAAGGGACTGCCTTACACCTTTGCGCAATTTATCAACGGGGAAGGCGGACCGCAATATATGGAGGAGTACCGCCGCAATTTCCGGCCATCCGCCTATTTAAAGCAGCCTAAAAGCATGGTGGCCGTATTTGTGGTATGCGCGGAAAATGATGAAGAAGCGGAAAGAATGGCCTCCAGCTTGGACCTGTCTTTGGTGATGCTGGAGCAGGGCATGCCATCCAGCGGCACACCGAGTCCTGAAAAGGCCGCAGCCTATCCATACAGCCCTTTTGAACAGCAGCGCGTCTGGGAAAACCGCAAGCGGATGATCGTGGGAACGCCGGAAAAAGTGAGAGATGAGCTGCATCGGCTGAGTGAGCTGTACCAAACGGAGCAAATCATGGCCATATCTATTATTTACGATTTCAAACAGAAGCTGCGCTCATTTGAACTGCTGGCTGATGCGGCGAAAGCGTAA